TGTTGTGGCATGAAAGAGATATCTCCCATTCTTCCGCTGAACGGGTGATTTTCCCGGATGCCTTTCATGCCGCCTGCTTTATGCTGGATGAAATTCACGATATCATCGCCAACCTGGTCATCTATGCGGAAAATATCCGCCGCAACAAGGAGATCACCCGGGAGGTTTATTTCTCACAGTCCGTCTTGACACTGCTGGTCAACCGCGGCGTGTCCCGTCAGAAAGCCTATGAACTCGTTCAGGCCAACGCCATGAAATCGTGGACGCAAAACCTGGGGTTCCGGGATCTGATCCTGAACGATCCCGAAATTCTTGAAGTTTGCCCCCGGCGTGATCTGGAAGGGGCTTTTTCGCCCGAGCCGCTGGAAGCCGGAATTCAGGCCATCTTTGACCGCTTCAAAAATGATACTCCTTGACAACAGGCGCCCGCTCCGTTTTACTGTGAGACGGCTGTCGCTGCTTGACGCCCCGGTAGAGGCCATTGTCAACACGGTCGACTCCACCGATATCTTCGCATATCCCCTGGCCCGAGCGGTTTGCCTGCAAGAGGTCATGCTCCGCGAAATGGACGCCAAAAAAGCCGCCGGCTTGCAGGCGATTCTCTTTTCCCGGGTTCAACACAACCCGTAGTTTTCGATTCCCGGGAGTGTGATACAATGGCAAAAATGGCTGAAACTTTTCGCGTGTTCGTCTCTAAACGGCCCGGATTCGACAGCGCCGCGGAAAAACTCCTGCGGGATCTACGCCATCATCTGGACATCCTGTCATTGTCAAAACTGCGGGTGTTCAACCGCTACGAGATTCGGGGAATTGCCCGCTCAGACCTTGAAATGGCCATCCCGATCATCCTATCCGAACCGCCCCTGGATGATGTATTCCTGGATGAGATCCCGGTAACGGGGCAGGAGCGCCTCCTGGGCGTGGAATACCTGCCTGGACAATACGACCAGCGCTCCGACAGCACAGCCCAGTGTTTCCAGATCCTCATGCGCGGGGAACGACCCGAAGTGGCCACAGCCCGATTTTACCGCTTCTCAGGTACAATCAGCGACAACGAATTCCAGCGCATCCGCAAATACATGATCAACCCCGTAGATTCACGCGAAGCGCAACTGCATGTTTCCGGCCTGGACTCCACCCTGCCGCAACCAGACCGGGATGTCCCGGTGTTGAGCGAACTCCTTTGCCTGGAAGACGGGGCCGCTGGCGATTGGATCCGCGACATGGCGCTCTCCTTAAGCGTTGCGGACCTGATTTTAATCCGAGATCATTTCCGCGATATCGGTCGAGCACCGACGCTAACGGAATTGCGCATGTTGGACACCTATTGGTCGGATCATTGTCGTCATACAACCTTTCATACCATCCTGGATTCAGTGAAAATCGATCCGGGGCCTTATTCCAGAGTGTTGTTGGACGCCTACAACCGCTTTTTAAGTGATTTCGCCCTCATCAAACCCGACCGGCACCGGCACACCCTCATGGACATGGCCACATTGAGCATGCGCATCATGAAAAAGCAGGGGCGCCTGGATGACATGGAGGTGTCGGGCGAAGTCAATGCCTGCAGCATTATCCGCTCCGTGCGGGAAAACGGGACTGAGCGGGATTGGTTGATCCTGTTCAAAAACGAAACCCACAACCATCCAACCGAGATCGAACCCTTCGGCGGCGCCGCCACCTGTCTCGGCGGTGCCATCCGCGATCCGCTTTCGGGACGCGCGTACGTGTATCAGGCCATGCGGGTTACCGGGTGCGGAGACCCACGCACCCCGATTGGTGAAACCCTTCCCGGCAAACTGCCGCAACGCCGCATCACTACTGAAGCCGCGCATGGATACAGTTCATACGGCAACCAGATCGGCCTGGCCACCGGCCTGGTCCGCGAGATCTACCATCCCGGATACGTGGCCAAGCGCATGGAGGTGGGTGCCGTGATCGGCGCCGTTCCCCGGGAACACGTGCTCCGCCGGGACGCCGTTCCGGGAGACCGCATCCTGCTGGTGGGGGGGAAAACCGGCCGGGACGGAATCGGGGGAGCCACGGGATCATCCAAAACACATACCGAGCAGTCGCTAACCACCGCGGGAGCGGAAGTTCAGAAAGGCAATCCCCCTGAAGAGCGCAAGTTGCAACGCTTGTTTCGCAATCCCCGGGCCATCGGTATGATTCGCAAATGCAATGATTTCGGCGCCGGCGGAGTGGCCGTGGCCGTGGGTGAACTGGCGGCGGGAATCGACGTATTCCTCCACAGGGTACCGTTGAAGTACCAGGGCCTGAACGCGACGGAAGTCGCTTTGTCGGAGTCCCAGGAACGCATGGCGGTTGTGGTATCGGCGGCGGATACGGACGCATTTGTCAAGGCGGCGGAAAGTGAGAACCTGGAAGCCACTGAAATAGCCGTGGTAACGGAGAACAACCGTTTGCGCATGTTCTGGCATGACCGGATCATCCTGAATCTGGAACGTGATTTCCTGGATTCCCACGGGGCAAAACAGCATGCCCGGGTTCGGGTGACCCCACCGGCAATCAATGGCAAAAGCGACTTGCTGGTCCCGTTGGTGAATGCGGATAAAGGCGAGAAAACCGCCTGGCTGAAACTGATGGCGGACCTCAACATCACCAGCCAGCAGGGCCTGGTTGAGCATTTTGACGCATCCATCGGCGCCGCGTCGGTTCATTATCCCCTGGGTGGCGCGTTTCAGGATACCCCCGCTGATGCCATGGTGGCCAAAATCCCCCTGGACCACGGTCAGGCAGCCACCGCCACGGCCATGACATTTGGATTTGACCCCCACCTCTCTGTAAGAAGTCCGTTTCACGGTGCCGTCTACGCCGTGGTGGAAGCCGTTACCCGGCTGGCGGCCGTGGGGGTCGCCCTGTGCGAGATCCGCTTCTCCCTGCAGGAATACTTTGAAAAACTTGGCGATGATGAAGCGCGCTGGGGAAAGCCCTTCAGCGCATTGCTGGGGGCCCATACCGCGCTGATGCAACTTGGTGTTGCGGCCATCGGGGGCAAAGACAGCATGTCCGGATCCTTTAACGAACTTGACGTGCCTCCTACCCTGATCGCTTTTGCCGTAGGCACACTGGATGTGGAAAAAGCCGTGTCCGCTGAATTCAAGCAGGCGAACCGCCGCGTTTATCTGGTTCCGCTGGATACCGTTTCCGGGGATATGCCTGATTTTCAACGCCTGCGCTCCAGGCTGGACGCGGTTTGCCGCGCTATCCAGGCCGGAGAAGTGACGGCCGCGCGCGCGATCGGCATGGGCGGAACGGCTGAAGGCCTTGCCAAGATGGCGTTCGGAAATCGCATCGGCCTAGAGATCCGGCCGGAGATCGCGGCCGACCTGCTGTTCCGGCCCGCTTACGGCGCCATGATCCTGGAGGTTCCAGCCGACAGGGAAACAGGCTGGCTAAGAGAAGCCGGGGCGCAATGGATCGCCGACACCATCAAAGAAGAGGAAATCCGCCATAATGCCATTGTGATTCCCCTGGAGGAGTTGCTATATCCCTGGAAACAGACCCTTGAAGGGGTTTTCCCCTCACGATCATGCCCTGCCGAAAACCTGTTTAAAGAGATCCCCTTGCACGCGGCACGGACCCGAAGATCCGCCTGCGCAAAAACGGCGCATCCAAGGGCATTTGTCCCGGTTTTTCCGGGCACGAACTGCGAGTACGACACCACGGCCGCCCTGGAGCAGGCCGGCGCCCTTGCCCGCGCCCAGGTGTTTCGCAATCGTTCACCACAAGAGGTTGAGGAATCCATCACGGCCCTATGCCGGGAGATCGACCAAGCCCAGATGCTGGTCTTGCCAGGAGGCTTCAGCGCCGGTGACGAGCCGGAGGGATCCGGTAAGTTCATCGCCACCGTATTCCGCAATCCCCGGGTTCATGAAGCTGTGGAGCGCCTGCTCAATCAAAGAGACGGCTTGATACTGGGCATCTGTAACGGTTTCCAGGCCTTGATCAAACTCGGGCTTCTGCCCTACGGAAAGATTTTGGACCTGTCGGCGCAGAGTCCGACCATTACCTATAACCAGATCGGCCGACATGTGGCCCGCATGGTGCGAACCCGGATTGTATCCACGCTTTCACCCTGGTTTTCCCGCTGTCGTGCCGGTGACATCCACACGGTCCCCGTTTCTCACGGGGAGGGACGCTTTATCGCCTCCGCGAAACAGCTTCATGCCCTGACGCAGGCCGGCCAAGTGGCCACCCAATACGTGGACATGGAGGGCAAGCCGACCATGAACTATCCCCATAATCCAAACGGTTCGAGCCTTGCCGTAGAGGGGATATGCAGTCCGGACGGCCGAATCCTTGGAAAAATGGGTCACAGTGAACGCCTGGGCCCATGGACCGCGCGCAATATTCCCGGTATAACCGAACCGGCATTGTTTTCTGGGGGAGTCGCTTACTTCAGATGACGGATCACGCCTCGAAACCCCGGCCCGACCCGAACTCACTGTTTCCGCTGGCGGACCACATGCGCCCGGACCACATCAGCGAGGTATACGGCCAGGAGCACCTGACCGGACCGGGAAAAATCCTTTCCGACATGGCGGCGCGCGGACAACTCAGTTCCACCATCCTATGGGGACCTCCCGGAACCGGCAAGACCACGCTTTCCCGCATCCTGGCCAAATCCCTGAACACCCCTTCCATGGAATTTTCAGCCACGGTTTCCCGTATCGCGGAAATCCGCGCGGTGATGCAGGAAGCAAACGCCACGCGAGACCGTTGCCATCGCCCGCTGGTGGTGTTTGTAGACGAGATTCATCACTTCAACAAGCACATGCAGGACGCGTTCCTCTCTTTTGTGGAAAAGGGAGACATTGTGCTGTTGGGAACCACCACCGAAAACCCCGCTTTCAAACTCAACCGCGCCTTGATTTCGCGCATGCAGATCTTTGAATTGCGCCCCCTGGGCGACAGCCATCTAGAGACTATCCTGGATCGCGCCTTGACCGGTATCCGGGAAACCGGCATTGCCGTTGCGGACCTTTCCGCTGAGGCCGCGGCCTTGCTGATCCGCTTTGCTGCGGGAGACGCCCGCCGCCTGCTTAATGGACTGGAAATGATCCTGCGCCTGGGCCGGGATGCGGGCACGCCTATCCAGGCAGAGGAAGTGGCGCTGCTACTGCAAAAAAAAGTCAAGGGATATGATCGATCCGGAGATGACCGTTACCAGTTGATCTCTGCATTTCACAAAAGTGTGCGCAATTCAGATGTGGACGCATCCCTGTACTGGCTGCACCGCATGCTCGCGGGCGGAGAAGATCCGCTTTTTATTCTGCGGCGCATGATCCGCATCACCGCGGAAGACATCGGCCTGGCAGATCCCCAAGCCCTGCGCATCTGCCTCGATGCCCGCGAAGCCTACGACTTTATCGGCTCGCCCGAAGGTGAGATCTTTTTAACCATGGCCACGATTTACCTGGCCTCCGCACCCAAAAGCAATTCCCTGTACGCAACCGAGAAACGCATGCAACAGGTAGCGGATCGTTACGGAAACGAGCCCGTACCCCTGCACTTGATCAATCCTTCCCACTTCCTGGCCGCACGCAAAGGAGCCGGACGCGATTACCTGTACGCCCACGACTTCGCGACCCGAACCACGCCCATGCAGACCATGCCCGCGGGTGTTCCGGATAAAGGTTTTTACTCTTCGGGTGAGTTCGGCTTCGAAAAAACCATCCACGAGCGTATCCAGTTCTGGCGGGAACAAAAAATGGCAATGGAACGGGCCGCGGATAAAAAAGAACAACAAAA
This sequence is a window from Candidatus Aminicenantes bacterium. Protein-coding genes within it:
- a CDS encoding phosphoribosylformylglycinamidine synthase, with product MAETFRVFVSKRPGFDSAAEKLLRDLRHHLDILSLSKLRVFNRYEIRGIARSDLEMAIPIILSEPPLDDVFLDEIPVTGQERLLGVEYLPGQYDQRSDSTAQCFQILMRGERPEVATARFYRFSGTISDNEFQRIRKYMINPVDSREAQLHVSGLDSTLPQPDRDVPVLSELLCLEDGAAGDWIRDMALSLSVADLILIRDHFRDIGRAPTLTELRMLDTYWSDHCRHTTFHTILDSVKIDPGPYSRVLLDAYNRFLSDFALIKPDRHRHTLMDMATLSMRIMKKQGRLDDMEVSGEVNACSIIRSVRENGTERDWLILFKNETHNHPTEIEPFGGAATCLGGAIRDPLSGRAYVYQAMRVTGCGDPRTPIGETLPGKLPQRRITTEAAHGYSSYGNQIGLATGLVREIYHPGYVAKRMEVGAVIGAVPREHVLRRDAVPGDRILLVGGKTGRDGIGGATGSSKTHTEQSLTTAGAEVQKGNPPEERKLQRLFRNPRAIGMIRKCNDFGAGGVAVAVGELAAGIDVFLHRVPLKYQGLNATEVALSESQERMAVVVSAADTDAFVKAAESENLEATEIAVVTENNRLRMFWHDRIILNLERDFLDSHGAKQHARVRVTPPAINGKSDLLVPLVNADKGEKTAWLKLMADLNITSQQGLVEHFDASIGAASVHYPLGGAFQDTPADAMVAKIPLDHGQAATATAMTFGFDPHLSVRSPFHGAVYAVVEAVTRLAAVGVALCEIRFSLQEYFEKLGDDEARWGKPFSALLGAHTALMQLGVAAIGGKDSMSGSFNELDVPPTLIAFAVGTLDVEKAVSAEFKQANRRVYLVPLDTVSGDMPDFQRLRSRLDAVCRAIQAGEVTAARAIGMGGTAEGLAKMAFGNRIGLEIRPEIAADLLFRPAYGAMILEVPADRETGWLREAGAQWIADTIKEEEIRHNAIVIPLEELLYPWKQTLEGVFPSRSCPAENLFKEIPLHAARTRRSACAKTAHPRAFVPVFPGTNCEYDTTAALEQAGALARAQVFRNRSPQEVEESITALCREIDQAQMLVLPGGFSAGDEPEGSGKFIATVFRNPRVHEAVERLLNQRDGLILGICNGFQALIKLGLLPYGKILDLSAQSPTITYNQIGRHVARMVRTRIVSTLSPWFSRCRAGDIHTVPVSHGEGRFIASAKQLHALTQAGQVATQYVDMEGKPTMNYPHNPNGSSLAVEGICSPDGRILGKMGHSERLGPWTARNIPGITEPALFSGGVAYFR
- a CDS encoding replication-associated recombination protein A, with translation MTDHASKPRPDPNSLFPLADHMRPDHISEVYGQEHLTGPGKILSDMAARGQLSSTILWGPPGTGKTTLSRILAKSLNTPSMEFSATVSRIAEIRAVMQEANATRDRCHRPLVVFVDEIHHFNKHMQDAFLSFVEKGDIVLLGTTTENPAFKLNRALISRMQIFELRPLGDSHLETILDRALTGIRETGIAVADLSAEAAALLIRFAAGDARRLLNGLEMILRLGRDAGTPIQAEEVALLLQKKVKGYDRSGDDRYQLISAFHKSVRNSDVDASLYWLHRMLAGGEDPLFILRRMIRITAEDIGLADPQALRICLDAREAYDFIGSPEGEIFLTMATIYLASAPKSNSLYATEKRMQQVADRYGNEPVPLHLINPSHFLAARKGAGRDYLYAHDFATRTTPMQTMPAGVPDKGFYSSGEFGFEKTIHERIQFWREQKMAMERAADKKEQQKED